The genomic window CGTTATAGTAATGTGCAATTTTATGATGCTGACTATAAAACCTATGGAATAGGTGCTACTGAAGTCAGAATTTTTCAGAATATAGAGCCTTAATTTTACTCAGGTAGATTAAAAGAGTACGTTAAAGTACCAAAATCTATTTCATCAGCTGATAATATATCTAAATTGAAATTTGTTACTAAAAAATTCACAGTAACAGTTCTGGTGTAAGTATTATTATCTGTCAGTCCAGGATTTTCATAAGGTGTATTCTCAAGCGTATTTAAGTAATGTGGCACTGTAGCACCATCGGCATTGAGATTAAGGTCGTTACGAGGATTTTTGTCTTGATTTTCATCTTCTAAAATAGTGTTTACACCATCACCATCGTCATCTTCATCTAAATAATCTGGAATACCATCACCATCAGTATCTAAAGGGTTTGTTGTTGGGTCATCATCACCATCTAAATCATCAGTATCAATCTCGTTTATAGTTGGTACATTATCGTTATCATCATCTTGATCTAAATAATCAGGGATACCATCTCCATCACTATCTTGCGCATCAGGATAATCACCATTTTCATCCATTTCACCTCTACCTTCTAAATCAGAAGGGATACCATCGTTATCATCATCTTCAATAGTTACTGTTGCATAAGCCGTTCCAGAGGGTGCTTCGTGATCATCAACAATAGCTAAATCAGATGGAGGCACAGGGTTACACAATTCATTGTTAGCAAGCGATCTATTATAGGTTCTATATAAAAATCGAACTGATGATCCGTTGATAACATACTCTATGGGCTCATCTACCGGAGTAGCTTCCGTAAAAGGTAACTCATCATTAATGCCGCGAGGTATAATTAACGATAAAGATTCGTCAGGATCTTGTCTTGTATCGTATATGAGGAAAGACTCTGTATTATTGGAGCAAAGGTCTAATTCTTTATCAAACTCAAGGTCTACCGTAAAAATATCTCCATCATCACAAGCAGTTAAAAGTAGTAGGGCAAAAATTATATAAAAGAAACGCGTCATAAACTTACATTTTGAACAAAAATAAAGGATTTGTAAAATTATAACGTTGCATTATCTAAATAATTTTATTTGAGATATTTTTGTAGCATGAAGCAAGTATATCTAGATAATGCGGCTACAACAGCCTTACGACCAGAAGTAATACATCGTATGACGGAAGTTCTTGCCAATAGTTATGGTAATGCCTCTTCTACACATAGTTTTGGACGTTCATCTAAAGCACTCTTAGAACATTGTCGTAAGAACATAGCTGGTTATTTTAATGTATCAGCCTCTGAAATTGTTTTCACTTCTGGAGGTACGGAAGCAGATAATTTAGCTTTACGAAGTGCTGTTAGAGATTTGGGTGTAACAGAAATCATCACCTCTAAAATTGAGCATCATGCGGTTTTGCATACTGTTGAACAATTACAGAAAGAATATAATGTTAAGCTAAGTTTTGTTAACCTTGATGAATGTGGAATGGTAGATTACACACATTTAGAAAGCTTATTACAAAATTCTGAAAAAGCTATTGTAAGCTTAATGCATGTAAATAATGAAATTGGAAATATCCTTGATATTGAACGTGTTGCAAAGTTGTGTAAGGGTAACGATGCTTTGTTTCATTCAGACTGTGTGCAGTCTGTAGGTCATTATAAGTTAGATTTACAAAACATACCAATTGACTTTTTTGCAGCAAGTGCTCACAAATTTCATGGGCCAAAGGGTGTTGGCTTTTGTTTTGTTAGAAAAGAATCCGGATTAAAGCCTTTAATCTTTGGAGGCGAGCAGGAGAGAGGTCATAGAGCAGGTACAGAATCTATACATAACATTGTTGGTATGGATGAAGCCTTAAAAATAGCTTACAACAATCTTGATGCTGAAAAAGAACAAATAACTTCAATTAAAGCATACTTTATAAATCAGCTAAAAGCAGCTGTGCCTAATGTAAGTTTTAATGGTGGATGCGAAGACAACGAAAAAAGTACGTACACGCTAGTAAATGTTTGCTTGCCTTTAGAGCCGTCAAAGACATCAATATTACAGTTTCAACTCGATCTAAAGGGTATTGCATGTTCTAGAGGCAGTGCTTGCCAAAGTGGTAGCAGTCAACAATCTCATGTGCTCACAGAAATTCTAGATGAAGAAAAATTAAAGCATCCTTCGGTACGATTTTCCTTTAGTATTTTCACAACCAAAGAAGACATCGATTATACTCTAAATGTTTTAAAAGACATTATTAGTGCTTAACAATAATCTTCTCAGATTTTACAGTATTGGCTTTAGAAGTTACATTGACAATATACACACCATCACTTAAATCTATAGTTGATAATTTGTAACGGTTAGAAACAGAATCGTACAATTCATTTAACATACGCTTACCAGCGACATCGAAAACTTCGATAGTTTTTACATCTAAACCATTAGGGTTGATAACTGATAATTGGTGAATGTTGTTATCTTGTCGAATAGTTAAATCACTAACTTCAAAATCATCAATACCGAGGGACTGACCGGGAGTAAATACAATTTCAAAACGATCTGTGTAGCTTCCTGGTTCTATATTTAAGTTGTAGTCTTGAGTTCTTAAGTCAACATAAAGATTATCTTGAATATCGTGTATATATATACCTTGAGTATCATCAAAATTTTGAATATCAAAGATTCTAAAACGCAATGGTTGCTGTTCTTCTATATCTACAACTAATGGAATTGTAAGTGCTTCGTCAAAAGCATAGGCTTGACAACCGTAGGCCTTATTTTGTAAATCAAAATAAGCATCAGAGTCATAAACCTGAGCTAGTTTTAACTCTAAACCTCTATCATAATCTGGTGTAGCTGAATCATGAAAATTGAGTACTAATTGTCTTGTGTATTGACTTTCACCTACAGTAAAATCAACATTAATCCTGAATCTTTTATAATCCTCAGGAACTAATGACAAACCATTGTCTTGATATTGAATTTGGTTATTGCTAGACACAGATTCGTTTTCTCCACTATTGTTAGTCGTTCTGAAGAAAAAACTAGTTGTACCATTTTCTTTTACAAATTCTCTCATCGAATTATTAACAGTAACTTCACCATTAGGTCCATTAATTCCTTCTACCATAAAACCTTGCCCAACTGGGATATACCTTCCAGCAATTTTTACGCCTTCAGCCTGAACAGGAGCTGGTGGTGGAGTGAAGACAGGAGTTGAGTTGTCTTGTTCGTCGTAAGTATAAAACAAAGCGTAATTAAATGTCTCATTTGTACCTGTTACATCAATTGTGTAAGTAGCATAGCCACCTACATAATCTTGTAATACATGTGACGCTACATTACCATCTTGTTCCCAATAAAAGAGAGTTCCATCTATTTCATTAACATTCGCTGGATCATGAATAAAGTCTCTGGCGTCTATAGCACTTGGATAAGGATTTCCAATTAGTGTAAATTGAGAGTCTAAAACAGTGTTTGTTATTACTCCATTATTTGGTTTACCTCTAAAATCATAGATAGTGTTACCAGTTGTTGCTGTACCATGACCTTTCATTGTAAAACCTAAGCCTGGGTTTAGGTCATTGTTAAATCCAAGATAGATCCATTCAGCATATTGGTCAGAAGCAACAAATGAATATAACCATCTAGTGGATATTACTAAAGGATCTGCTGTTCCCTCAAATGCAGTTGTCGGAGTACTATTATTACTAGCTCTAGGGTCCGCATTACCAATTAGGGAATCATCTATTAGATTCACTTGGAAAGGATTATTAATATTACTAGGTAAAATATCTCCAATTGGAGAGCACCAATAATTGTAAGCCCATTGATTAGCGGTTCCGTTTTGATAAACACTTAATTCACCTTGCCCTGAGTTTCCTGTGGTTCCAGAACCTTGTAGCAGTTGTGCATCATTGCGTAAATAAATATGTGAGTTTGTTTCTAGGTTGACATCATCAGTAACAAAAAGCGGAGCAATATTTGGTCCACTAGAAAATCCTGTTCCATCTACAAAGATGTAACTTCCATTACTTACAAATAAATCTGATTGTGCTGAGGCCACACTAAAACATAGCAATAGGCATGCGATGAGGGTGTTTTTCATGCTTAAAAAATTTATAACTATAGCTTAGTAGGGTAACCTAAAGTGAATTAGACAATTACAAATTTATAAATTTTGAGGAATGTAAGTGTGTATTACAACGAGGATTTAGGTCGTTTCGCTAAAAGTTTAGCTATCTATGTGAAAAATTAACCACCATCAATTAGTTCTTTAAAACAATCGATGATATTTCCAGAATGATATTCGCTAAAAAAAGAAATGTAATTTTTAGAATAATTATTGACAATAACAAAACTATGACAAGGATAAGGAAGTTTGAAGAACAAGTTTTCGACAGTTCTATTGACGTCAGCTTGCCATTTGACTGATTTCACTTTATCATAATCTATCCTTTCGTCTTCTTTGTGAACCCAAAATTTATCTATTCCAACTTCTTTATTTATTTTTTTTAAATATCCCTTTTCAAAGATTGTGATTTTATCGAATCTAACTTCAGCATTACCGCTATTACATTGGTCTTTTCCTGGGTGATACTGAATTACTGTATATTTATTTCCAGATTTAGTTGTACTTCCTACAAGACTTTTTTGTAGGCTATCAAACTCACTTTGCTTCAGTTTACCGTACTTTTTTCTTCTAACTAGAATTCTAAAAAAACTAGTGTCTACTTCAAAGTGGAGATTTAAAAATTCAAATTCACCTTTATTCTGTTTTACTTTTTCAAAATAAAGACTATCTGATATTTGAAACTCATTTTCATCATAATAATAAGTTGGTTTATCATTTTGTGAAAACGATTTAATCGTAATTAGTGAGAGTGTAAATAATAAGAAGTAAAACCTCATAATTAAAATCTCGCAGACAACCTTAAGTTAAAAACACGAGGTGTTAAATAATTAGGAATTGCAAATTGTCGTTTGGTATACACATCTCTAACCCAAGTATTGGTTATTGAATTTTGGTTATTAAACATGTTATAGATTTCAAAACCAAGAGAGAGTTCTCTAAACTTCTTTTTCCAGTTGGCTTTATATGTTTTTGTTGGATTAACCAATTCTAATTGAATTCCTAAATCAGCACGTCTGTAATCTCTTAGCCTTATTTGATAATCGTAAGAATCTGCATAACTTGGTGAACCACCAGGAACACCAGTGTTGTACACTAAATTAAGATACATTTTTAGATGTGGCATATTAGGTACATAATCCTGAAATAACGCTCCAAACTTTAATCGTTGGTCTGTAGGTCTTGCAATATAGCCGCGATTATCTATATTTTCTTCAGTTTTTAGGTATCCAAAACTAAACCACGATTCGGTGCCAGGAACAAACTCTCCGTTTAAGCGCATGTCTAATCCGTAGGCATATGCTTTGGCATTGTTTTCGGCTCTGTATCTAATCCTTACGTTTTCTAGTGTGTAGGTATTAACATTAGATAAGCCTTTGTAGTAGGCTTCGGTAACTAACTTAAATGGTCTATCCCAAATCTTAAAACTATACTCATTACCCAAAACGACGTGAAAAGACTTCTGAGCTTTTACGTTAGGTTGTACAACACCTGAAGAATCTCTTAATTCCCTATAAAAAGGTGGTTGGTAGTACAAACCTCCAGCAACTCTAAAAAGCATGTCCTTATCCCAATCTGGTTTTATGGCAAATTGTGCTCTTGGACTAATAACAGTTTGCGTATTGCTTTCTAGGTTTTCGCCACTAACAGTCCAGTTGTGCAGTCGCACACCAGCATTGTAAAACACCTCGTTGTTTCCCCATTCTGTGCGTTTGCTATATTGGGCAAAAGCCTGCATTCTGTCTATCTTAACTCTGTTTAACGCTCTAATATCTTCAAAAGCAGTTAATGGTCCTTCATAAGGTTCATAAGGTTGAAGGTTAGGGATACTAAAGTTTGGTGGACGAATAGAGAAACCAGCAGAATCGATAATCTCATATTCTACCAAACGGTCTCTTATATCTTCGTGAGTGTATTTTACAGACCATTCAACCGTAGATTCTTCGTCAATTTTATAATCTCCTCTGTGTTCTGCATTAACTATAAATGCATCTAAGTCATTACGTGCATGCGTCAACTGCGATCCAATACCTTCGCTAAATTCTACTTCACCTAAATTTTCATCTCCAATATTAGTATTGACTTCACCTAAACGGTATTGCGCAAAAATGTCAAAATATTCTTGTTCTAATGTGTGATATGCTGAACCAATAAACTTCAGTGTTAAATCCTCGTTGACAAAGTAATTGGCTTTTAAAGCACCAAAATAAGTTTGGTATTGGTCTTCTTCATTACCGTCATAAAAGACTAATAAGGCTACGGGTTCTTGTAGCGTCCCGAAGTTGGTTTGTCTGTTTTCTGGCTGAAAATTATATCTGTTGAGTGAAATGTTCCCAAGAAAATTTAAATGAAACTTATCAGAAAAGCGATACGTTAAATAGGTTTGAGCATCTGCAAAAACAGGTTCTACATTACCTTCGGTTTCGAGGTTGTTAAGAATTAAACTGTTATCTCTGTAGCGAACACCTGCAATACCTGAAAATTTACCGTCTTTAGATACGGCTTCTGCTGCAACACTTCCGCCTAGCATACTTAAATCCGCACGAACACCAAATGCTGCTGGATTACGATACGTAATATCTAATACTGAAGATAGTTTGTCTCCGTATTTAGCCTGAAATCCACCAGCAGAAAAATCGACATTAGACACTAAATCAGTATTTACAAAACTTAGTCCTTCTTGATTACCAGAACGTATTAGAAAAGGTCTATAGACTTCAATTTCATTGACATAAACAAGGTTTTCATCAAAATTTCCACCTCTTACAGAATATTGTGTACTTAACTCGTTTGAGATATTAACACCTGGCAAGGTTTTTAGAATGTTTTCTATTCCTGGTTGTGCACCTTTTATGGTTCTTAATGTTTTTGGGTCTATATTTACGACACCATCGTCATTTTGTCGTGTATTGGTAGAAATGACAACTTCAGCAATTTGCTCTGCTTCAACCTTCATTACAGGATTAAACTCTAACTCCTGGCCATTTTTTAATTGAAACTTTTGTACTATTCGGCTATGCCCTAAGTGTGTAAATTCTATTGTCACTTCAACATCAGAAGGTATTCTAAGCTCATAAAAGCCATTTTCATTGGTAGCTGTGCCTTCACCAGTAGAAGCTTTTATGTTTACATCTTCAATTGGGCTGTTTGTTTCGTCGAGAATTACACCTCTAATAACAGCAGTTTGTGAAAAAGAAAGTGCACTAAAAAGTAAGCTAAGGAGTAGTGTGAGTTGTAAGCGTTTCAATTAGTTTAGTTTTATTTTCTAAAAAAGGTTGCTTCAAATGTAGAACTATTTCCAACATTATCGGTAACAATTATCTTTAAATCGTTCTTAGTATCCTTAACGATGTTATCGTTAAAATCGTGTACCAACATATTTGTCTTATAATCATACTCCATTAAAATCCATTTACCATTTACAGTTGCTCTATACTTGCTTATTCCAGATAAATCGTCATCAATTTTCACTTTAAGATAACGATACTTACTCAACCATTTTTTGTCTTTAAAATTTAAAGGAGTAATAGTTGGTGCTACAGTATCCATAGCAAGTGTATAGGTTCCAAAAATTTTACTACCAGCACTTAAGATGTTGCTTTTTCGCTTGGTGCTAACATAACTCGGTCTTTGGTAGTAACCATATAATCTTGCAATAAACATTTTGTCTAAATCTTCAGACTTATAATTATTTAGATCATAATTGATGTAAAAATTCTTTTGTAATGGAATGTTATCTTCATGAAGGTGAAGCGTATCTGAGCTCACACTATAATCTATGTTGACATCTTCATAAACCGTATTTGGGTAAAAATTAACTGTAATTAAACCCGATTTTAACTCTGTTGCTTGGTCTGCAAATATGGTTGTTTTATTGTAAGAATGATTTTCAGGTGTTTCTAATACTTCGTGTTTGCCTCTAATAGGAATGTTTATCCAAGTTTCGTTGCCTTTAAAATCTCTTATTCTGGTTTTGTATACCGAAGATGTGCTGTCTTCAATAGTAACGTAGCCATTGTCGTAAGCATCTTTGTAAAGGCTCAACGTATTATTTTTTTCAATGAATAATTTCTGAATTCTTGATTTTTTAGTTTTAAAGTATTCGTAATCAATTAAACGCTTAATGTGTTTGGTTTCGTCAAAACTGAAGCGTTTAAAATCTATTTCAAGACTTTTATTGCCATTAAAAAAGGTTTGAATGTTACTAACAC from Winogradskyella sp. MH6 includes these protein-coding regions:
- a CDS encoding cysteine desulfurase family protein, with the protein product MKQVYLDNAATTALRPEVIHRMTEVLANSYGNASSTHSFGRSSKALLEHCRKNIAGYFNVSASEIVFTSGGTEADNLALRSAVRDLGVTEIITSKIEHHAVLHTVEQLQKEYNVKLSFVNLDECGMVDYTHLESLLQNSEKAIVSLMHVNNEIGNILDIERVAKLCKGNDALFHSDCVQSVGHYKLDLQNIPIDFFAASAHKFHGPKGVGFCFVRKESGLKPLIFGGEQERGHRAGTESIHNIVGMDEALKIAYNNLDAEKEQITSIKAYFINQLKAAVPNVSFNGGCEDNEKSTYTLVNVCLPLEPSKTSILQFQLDLKGIACSRGSACQSGSSQQSHVLTEILDEEKLKHPSVRFSFSIFTTKEDIDYTLNVLKDIISA
- a CDS encoding T9SS type A sorting domain-containing protein, which produces MKNTLIACLLLCFSVASAQSDLFVSNGSYIFVDGTGFSSGPNIAPLFVTDDVNLETNSHIYLRNDAQLLQGSGTTGNSGQGELSVYQNGTANQWAYNYWCSPIGDILPSNINNPFQVNLIDDSLIGNADPRASNNSTPTTAFEGTADPLVISTRWLYSFVASDQYAEWIYLGFNNDLNPGLGFTMKGHGTATTGNTIYDFRGKPNNGVITNTVLDSQFTLIGNPYPSAIDARDFIHDPANVNEIDGTLFYWEQDGNVASHVLQDYVGGYATYTIDVTGTNETFNYALFYTYDEQDNSTPVFTPPPAPVQAEGVKIAGRYIPVGQGFMVEGINGPNGEVTVNNSMREFVKENGTTSFFFRTTNNSGENESVSSNNQIQYQDNGLSLVPEDYKRFRINVDFTVGESQYTRQLVLNFHDSATPDYDRGLELKLAQVYDSDAYFDLQNKAYGCQAYAFDEALTIPLVVDIEEQQPLRFRIFDIQNFDDTQGIYIHDIQDNLYVDLRTQDYNLNIEPGSYTDRFEIVFTPGQSLGIDDFEVSDLTIRQDNNIHQLSVINPNGLDVKTIEVFDVAGKRMLNELYDSVSNRYKLSTIDLSDGVYIVNVTSKANTVKSEKIIVKH
- a CDS encoding TonB-dependent receptor: MKRLQLTLLLSLLFSALSFSQTAVIRGVILDETNSPIEDVNIKASTGEGTATNENGFYELRIPSDVEVTIEFTHLGHSRIVQKFQLKNGQELEFNPVMKVEAEQIAEVVISTNTRQNDDGVVNIDPKTLRTIKGAQPGIENILKTLPGVNISNELSTQYSVRGGNFDENLVYVNEIEVYRPFLIRSGNQEGLSFVNTDLVSNVDFSAGGFQAKYGDKLSSVLDITYRNPAAFGVRADLSMLGGSVAAEAVSKDGKFSGIAGVRYRDNSLILNNLETEGNVEPVFADAQTYLTYRFSDKFHLNFLGNISLNRYNFQPENRQTNFGTLQEPVALLVFYDGNEEDQYQTYFGALKANYFVNEDLTLKFIGSAYHTLEQEYFDIFAQYRLGEVNTNIGDENLGEVEFSEGIGSQLTHARNDLDAFIVNAEHRGDYKIDEESTVEWSVKYTHEDIRDRLVEYEIIDSAGFSIRPPNFSIPNLQPYEPYEGPLTAFEDIRALNRVKIDRMQAFAQYSKRTEWGNNEVFYNAGVRLHNWTVSGENLESNTQTVISPRAQFAIKPDWDKDMLFRVAGGLYYQPPFYRELRDSSGVVQPNVKAQKSFHVVLGNEYSFKIWDRPFKLVTEAYYKGLSNVNTYTLENVRIRYRAENNAKAYAYGLDMRLNGEFVPGTESWFSFGYLKTEENIDNRGYIARPTDQRLKFGALFQDYVPNMPHLKMYLNLVYNTGVPGGSPSYADSYDYQIRLRDYRRADLGIQLELVNPTKTYKANWKKKFRELSLGFEIYNMFNNQNSITNTWVRDVYTKRQFAIPNYLTPRVFNLRLSARF
- a CDS encoding M23 family metallopeptidase, whose product is MKKLLLLFLVSSSMFSQSEYPQDYFRDPLDITLVLSGTFAELRSSHFHSGLDIKTQQKTGLKVYTAAEGYVSRIKISHYGYGKALYITHPNGYTTVYAHLQKFSDRLEKYIKECQYDKESFEVEVFPSTDELLIAPDEVIAYSGNTGGSGGPHLHFEIRDNQERPINPMLFGIDIKDSKKPFVSAVYAYPKDENAVINGKNERVPLRLIPQQSGDYEVEKITAYGNIGFGITSYDKQDLAPNNNGVSNIQTFFNGNKSLEIDFKRFSFDETKHIKRLIDYEYFKTKKSRIQKLFIEKNNTLSLYKDAYDNGYVTIEDSTSSVYKTRIRDFKGNETWINIPIRGKHEVLETPENHSYNKTTIFADQATELKSGLITVNFYPNTVYEDVNIDYSVSSDTLHLHEDNIPLQKNFYINYDLNNYKSEDLDKMFIARLYGYYQRPSYVSTKRKSNILSAGSKIFGTYTLAMDTVAPTITPLNFKDKKWLSKYRYLKVKIDDDLSGISKYRATVNGKWILMEYDYKTNMLVHDFNDNIVKDTKNDLKIIVTDNVGNSSTFEATFFRK